The Limanda limanda chromosome 20, fLimLim1.1, whole genome shotgun sequence genome has a segment encoding these proteins:
- the rnf6 gene encoding E3 ubiquitin-protein ligase RNF6 yields MDPPGGGDERRRQAERLRREEAYYHFINELSEEEYRLMRDSNLLGTPGEVTAEELRQRLDGAKERVSSQPRTEQLPPTADSGEQQSSSGEGEERGAGGRRGPGGTEPGAEASNGDSLLEWLNTFRRTGNATRSGQSGNQTWRAVSRTNPNSGEFRFSLEININHDQPEPGEHNDAADAAELPVTAPNTTSASIHTASSFSSPRPSAMSRPAPYPSPRPALSRRMQTRRTRSSASTLSVSPPALPAPEPPLAAAQRRGSTLHSLSPPPTVPNPPLDQTAPLQHQALNAEGEQGHDDMSAPVDCPRVSPQSGSQAPAVGHDSRGSRTRSRGRARRAAGGGGVSSRLSRRSRSPLHRIPVSTTPPSSSGVSGSSIHTVEPGSGTGSVSMETGEAVAEPAALTEPAVETGERESESHVPGAGNSAVRRHPTIMLDLQVRRIRPGENRDRDSIASRTRSRARVAENTVTFESDSGGFRRTISRSERAGIRTYVSTIRIPLRRISETGLGEPNSTALRSILRQIMTGFGELSSLMETEADSETVPPSHTDAIGTNTNTSPSSRLHANESAVGPVGPGGVDQERVGLVGGEEDQGGQARLGGAVVSTTEGRPTSRDTNNLVENGTLPILRLAHFFLLNDEEDDEHPRGLTKEQIDNLSTRTYGQASLEGEMGRACSVCINEYAQGNKLRRLPCSHEFHIHCIDRWLSENNTCPICRQPILAVHHD; encoded by the exons ATGGACCCTCCTGGTGGGGGAGACGAAAGACGGAGGCAGGCAGAGCGTCTTCGACGGGAGGAGGCTTACTATCACTTCATCAATGAATTGAGTGAAGAGGAGTATCGCTTAATGAGAGACAGCAACCTGCTTGGCACCCCTG GGGAGGTGACTGCTGAGGAGCTGCGGCAGCGTCTTGACGGCGCAAAAGAGCGGGTTTCATCTCAGCCACGCACGGAGCAGCTCCCGCCGACGGCTGATTCTGGAgaacagcagagcagcagtggtgaaggagaggagagaggggctgGAGGGAGACGAGGGCCAG GAGGCACAGAGCCTGGAGCAGAAGCCTCTAATGGTGACTCATTACTGGAGTGGCTCAACACTTTTAGACGTACTGGTAATGCTACTCGTAGTGGACAGAGCGGCAACCAGACATGGCGTGCCGTCAGCCGGACCAACCCCAACAGTGGAGAATTCCGCTTTAGCCTGGAGATCAACATCAACCACGATCAGCCTGAGCCAGGGGAGCATAATGACGCTGCCGATGCTGCAGAGCTGCCAGTGACTGCCCCAAATACAACTTCAGCCTCGATACACACTgcttcctccttctccagccCTCGCCCCTCTGCCATGTCACGGCCAGCTCCGTACCCTTCCCCCCGCCCAGCCCTCAGTAGGAGGATGCAGACCCGGCGTACGCGCAGCAGTGCTAGCACTCTCTCTGTGAGCCCCCCAGCACTTCCTGCGCCAGAGCCCCCCTTAGCTGCTGCTCAAAGGAGAGGTTCCACTTTGCACTCTTTATCACCACCTCCCACCGTTCCCAATCCTCCTCTTGATCAGACTGCACCTTTGCAACATCAAGCCCTCAATGCTGAAGGAGAGCAGGGGCATGATGACATGTCCGCTCCTGTAGACTGCCCCCGTGTATCCCCCCAGTCTGGGTCTCAGGCCCCAGCAGTGGGTCACGACTCTCGTGGCAGTAGGACTCGATCGCGTGGTCGTGCACGTAGAGCtgcaggggggggcggggtctcATCTCGCTTGTCTAGGAGAAGCCGCTCACCCTTGCACAGAATACCTGTTAGCACCACTCCACCATCCAGCAGTGGCGTCAGTGGCTCTAGCATCCACACTGTTGAGCCAGGCAGTGGCACAGGctctgtttccatggagacaggAGAGGCTGTGGCAGAACCTGCAGCTCTCACAGAGCCAGCTGTAGAGACAGGAGAGCGCGAGAGTGAGTCCCACGTTCCAGGAGCAGGAAATTCAGCGGTGCGCCGGCACCCAACCATCATGTTGGACCTGCAGGTGAGAAGGATTCGACCCGGTGAGAACCGTGACCGGGACAGCATCGCCAGCCGAACACGGTCACGTGCACGGGTTGCTGAGAATACTGTCACATTTGAAAGTGATAGTGGTGGATTTAGACGCACCATCTCCCGCTCTGAGCGTGCTGGAATCCGCACCTATGTGAGCACTATCCGGATTCCACTGAGGCGCATTAGTGAGACCGGCTTGGGGGAACCCAACTCCACTGCCCTGCGTTCCATCTTGCGCCAGATTATGACTGGATTTGGGGAGCTGAGCTCACTAATGGAGACTGAGGCTGATTCTGAAACTGTTCCACCCAGTCACACAGATGCTATTGGCACAAATACTAACACAAGCCCATCCAGTCGTCTGCATGCAAATGAGAGTGCAGTTGGCCCGGTTGGCCCTGGTGGTGTCGATCAGGAGAGGGTGGGGCTGGTTGGAGGTGAGGAGGATCAGGGTGGGCAGGCCAGACTCGGAGGTGCAGTAGTGAGCACCACAGAAGGACGGCCCACCAGCAGAGACACCAACAACCTGGTAGAAAACGGTACTCTACCCATCCTGCGGCTGGCACATTTCTTCTTGCTCAACGATGAAGAGGATGACGAACACCCGAGGGGTCTGACCAAAGAGCAGATTGACAATCTCTCCACACGCACCTATGGTCAGGCCAGcctggagggagagatgggTCGTGcgtgcagtgtgtgcatcaatGAGTACGCCCAGGGCAACAAGCTGCGCCGTCTGCCCTGTTCTCATGAATTCCACATCCACTGCATTGACCGCTGGCTCTCTGAAAACAACACCTGCCCCATCTGCAGGCAGCCGATACTTGCAGTCCATCATGACTGA